From the genome of Pelobacter propionicus DSM 2379, one region includes:
- the rplW gene encoding 50S ribosomal protein L23, protein MNVYSVIKKPHVTEKASLGSDATNTVTIVVDRDANKIEIKQAVETLFKVKVDSVRTVNVAGKVKRFGRNFGKHSNWKKAFVTLSEGQSLDFFEV, encoded by the coding sequence ATGAACGTTTACTCAGTTATCAAGAAGCCGCATGTAACTGAAAAGGCTTCACTTGGTAGTGATGCCACAAATACGGTTACTATAGTGGTGGATAGAGATGCAAACAAGATTGAGATCAAACAGGCTGTCGAGACCCTCTTCAAGGTTAAGGTTGACAGTGTGAGAACAGTTAATGTGGCCGGGAAGGTCAAACGTTTCGGTCGCAATTTCGGCAAACATTCAAACTGGAAGAAAGCATTTGTCACCCTTTCTGAGGGACAGTCACTCGATTTCTTTGAGGTTTAA
- the rplB gene encoding 50S ribosomal protein L2 — protein MGIKIYKPTSPGRRHQTCSSFEEITTSTPEKSLLIKLKKSGGRNALGRVTSRHQGGGHKQKYRIIDFRRDKISIPAKVASIEYDPYRSARIALLHYVDGEKRYILAPLDLKVGDTVLSGPEADIKPGNALPLKAIPLGTIIHNVELKLGKGAQLARSAGTFAQLMAKEGRYSQVKLPSGEVRMVLQDCYATIGQVGNVDHEKVSLGKAGRARWLGKRPKVRGVAMNPVDHPHGGGEGRTSGGRHPVTPWGIPTKGYKTRTNKSTDRFIVKKRTK, from the coding sequence ATGGGAATCAAGATTTATAAGCCGACATCGCCAGGTCGTAGACACCAGACCTGCTCGTCGTTTGAAGAGATCACGACATCAACGCCTGAAAAGTCTCTTCTTATAAAACTGAAGAAGTCAGGCGGCAGGAATGCTTTGGGACGAGTAACATCTCGGCATCAGGGCGGGGGACACAAACAAAAGTATCGAATTATCGATTTTCGCAGGGATAAGATCAGCATCCCTGCCAAGGTCGCGAGCATAGAGTACGATCCGTACAGAAGTGCTCGCATAGCATTACTTCATTATGTTGATGGTGAAAAACGCTACATTCTGGCACCTCTGGATCTAAAAGTCGGGGATACTGTGCTCAGTGGCCCTGAAGCCGACATAAAGCCGGGTAATGCGCTTCCACTGAAAGCCATTCCGCTGGGTACGATCATTCATAATGTCGAACTCAAACTTGGTAAGGGTGCCCAACTAGCACGCAGTGCCGGAACGTTTGCTCAACTCATGGCAAAAGAGGGCAGATATTCTCAGGTTAAACTTCCCTCGGGTGAAGTGCGCATGGTCCTTCAGGATTGTTATGCCACTATTGGCCAGGTAGGCAATGTTGACCATGAAAAGGTAAGTTTGGGGAAAGCCGGACGTGCACGGTGGCTTGGGAAGCGTCCCAAGGTTCGTGGTGTCGCAATGAACCCGGTTGACCACCCCCATGGTGGTGGTGAGGGTCGGACATCTGGTGGTAGACATCCCGTTACTCCTTGGGGTATTCCTACCAAAGGTTATAAGACTCGTACCAATAAATCCACTGATCGCTTTATTGTTAAGAAGCGCACCAAATAA
- the rpsS gene encoding 30S ribosomal protein S19 yields MARSIKKGPFIDEHLAKKVLAEGPNSKKIIKTWSRRSTITPDFIGLSFAVHNGRKFVPVYVTENMVGHKLGEFSPTRTFHGHAADRKSKAKR; encoded by the coding sequence ATGGCACGTTCCATTAAAAAGGGACCCTTTATTGATGAGCACCTGGCTAAAAAAGTGCTGGCTGAAGGTCCCAATTCTAAAAAAATAATTAAAACTTGGTCGCGTCGTTCTACGATCACGCCTGACTTCATAGGTCTCAGCTTTGCAGTTCACAATGGCCGCAAGTTCGTACCTGTATATGTCACTGAGAATATGGTTGGTCATAAACTCGGAGAGTTCTCTCCGACCAGAACGTTTCACGGCCATGCCGCCGATCGAAAGAGTAAAGCCAAGAGGTAG